Proteins from one Triticum aestivum cultivar Chinese Spring chromosome 7A, IWGSC CS RefSeq v2.1, whole genome shotgun sequence genomic window:
- the LOC123150266 gene encoding uncharacterized protein: MDSSITRCLALSGVLTTYGQRLAELLVVHRLLPSEPQILERPTPPELLEDILMCIFASLENPDLVRAGSVCSSWRSACNRLCNLGLFRQTQAPCLLYTSESAGESVAGLFSLVENKSYTLALPDPPIRTRYVIGSNHGWIITADDRSEMHLLNPITGDQIALPSVATIEQVKPIFDDAGALHKYQYSWYTGTPLLADYDFPTPSVFSLGELRDYLFGKAFLSSDPSTGDYYVVLKHNPESQLSFARAGDDRWTWLPPHVDYADCFFKDSLLFALDSHGEVRTFDLSAPVVTQTIVLGRMKSCIVECNYMYIAQAPCGDLLQVWRSRNSLGWEDEDVSEQGLEDGEDEHISEHKLEDATDVSGLEPEDREDDDVSEPESGSDSHVIFTDKFDVFKVDFAAANLEDITSSCDSVMFLGYNQSLCLSADEYPQLKSSHVYFTDDDGYYHFGSMESERDIGVLNLGNCTVERIASPQLWSNWPAPVWFIPNPRKINLASHD; this comes from the coding sequence ATGGATAGCAGCATAACCCGGTGTTTGGCCTTGTCGGGTGTGCTGACAACGTATGGACAGAGGCTTGCCGAATTGCTCGTCGTCCATCGTCTGTTACCCAGTGAACCCCAGATCCTGGAGCGGCCGACACCGCCGGAGCTGCTGGAGGACATCCTGATGTGCATATTCGCCAGCCTTGAGAACCCCGACCTCGTCCGGGCAGGCTCCGTCTGCTCATCATGGCGCTCCGCCTGCAACAGGCTCTGCAATCTTGGGCTCTTCAGGCAGACACAGGCACCGTGCCTCCTATACACCTCTGAATCTGCCGGCGAGAGTGTTGCAGGCCTCTTCAGCCTCGTGGAGAACAAATCCTACACACTAGCCCTTCCAGACCCACCTATTCGCACCAGGTATGTGATCGGCTCCAACCATGGTTGGATCATCACCGCCGACGATAGGTCCGAGATGCACCTCCTCAACCCCATCACCGGTGACCAGATCGCCCTGCCTTCCGTCGCCACCATTGAGCAGGTGAAGCCCATCTTTGATGATGCCGGCGCTCTTCACAAGTATCAGTACTCATGGTACACCGGCACTCCGCTCTTAGCCGACTACGACTTCCCTACGCCCTCGGTCTTTTCGCTTGGCGAGCTGCGGGACTACCTCTTCGGGAAGGCATTTCTGTCATCTGATCCATCCACCGGAGATTATTATGTGGTACTCAAGCATAATCCAGAGTCACAGCTTTCATTTGCAAGAGCAGGGGATGATAGATGGACTTGGTTGCCACCACATGTTGATTATGCAGATTGTTTCTTCAAGGATAGCCTGCTCTTTGCATTGGATTCACACGGAGAAGTCCGTACATTTGATCTCAGTGCGCCTGTAGTAACACAAACGATCGTTCTGGGGAGAATGAAGTCTTGCATCGTGGAGTGCAACTATATGTACATTGCTCAAGCTCCATGCGGTGATTTGTTGCAAGTTTGGAGGTCAAGAAACTCTTTGGGTTGGGAGGATGAGGATGTCTCAGAACAGGGGCTTGAGGATGGGGAGGATGAGCACATTTCAGAACACAAGCTTGAGGATGCGACGGATGTGTCGGGGCTGGAACCTGAAGATAGGGAGGATGACGATGTTTCGGAACCTGAGTCAGGCTCTGATTCTCATGTGATCTTCACTGACAAGTTTGACGTATTTAAAGTGGATTTTGCTGCAGCAAATCTTGAAGACATTACTAGCTCATGTGACAGTGTGATGTTTCTTGGGTATAATCAATCACTTTGTTTGAGTGCCGATGAATATCCACAGTTAAAGTCCAGTCATGTCTATTTTACTGATGATGATGGCTATTATCATTTTGGAAGCATGGAGAGTGAGCGTGATATTGGAGTCCTCAACCTTGGAAATTGCACTGTTGAAAGAATTGCATCACCTCAGCTTTGGTCCAACTGGCCAGCCCCTGTGTGGTTTATACCAAATCCCCGGAAGATAAATTTGGCATCACACGATTAG